In Candidatus Bathyarchaeota archaeon, a single window of DNA contains:
- a CDS encoding nucleotidyltransferase domain-containing protein gives MQKEFRDYINVARRVKAIVQDIDPGAQIYLFGSTVRGEATALSDIDILIVTEMVERKYDMMVKVYKALEGPLELHVANKAMLNRWYRRFIPTDELIEV, from the coding sequence ATTCAGAAGGAATTTAGGGATTATATCAACGTGGCTAGGCGTGTTAAAGCCATAGTGCAGGATATAGATCCAGGCGCGCAAATTTATCTTTTCGGCTCAACCGTCAGGGGTGAAGCCACAGCCCTAAGCGACATAGACATACTAATAGTTACTGAGATGGTTGAACGTAAATATGACATGATGGTTAAGGTGTATAAGGCTTTGGAGGGGCCCCTAGAACTCCACGTCGCCAATAAAGCGATGCTTAATAGATGGTATAGGCGGTTCATCCCAACAGATGAACTCATAGAAGTTTAG